One window of Medicago truncatula cultivar Jemalong A17 chromosome 2, MtrunA17r5.0-ANR, whole genome shotgun sequence genomic DNA carries:
- the LOC25487773 gene encoding uncharacterized protein isoform X2 — MMPWLGNIYQKFENMILEVDDTMFEETGQYLENQMQIVGESVTKFYSEVMEDLLPPSSCATPVLPIGQYANAAAIPKKSFQRSKKRMVKANTKRSTEDSSMNHDSGNSIKKSNFIWRPKQHVRSADIKLNISDDENLKNRKIPAPKTASKVALSKKDGCGSSQSCEISNVNENHEATVSKTASVEVTTFAAVADCCCETEKASSKQNRGFPVLVDSAEEKNMRSFPSDIFEDAHGFSKVKAMQPEDCSHSTIIVSHPEQDDKTTRQDNDLKLEEVCVMVTRDELQSVPKATVNTKKREKKWLQPFSLYKKSTRKQEYEVLALLHGNNENGNGDCVESLCPTSEEDVSEPEWELLCIPR, encoded by the exons ATGATGCCTTGGCTTGGTAATATATACCAGAAGTTTGAGAATATGATCCTGGAGGTGGACGACACAATGTTTGAG GAAACTGGTCAATACCTAGAGAATCAAATGCAGATTGTCggagaaagtgttacaaaattCTACTCTGAAGTCATGGAAGATTTACTTCCGCCATCTTCATGTGCTACCCCTGTATTGCCTATAGGTCAATATGCTAATGCTGCTGCTATCCCTAAGAAGTCATTTCAACGTTCGAAGAAAAGAATGGTAAAGGCTAATACCAAGCGATCAACCGAGGACTCAAGTATGAATCATGATTCTGGCAATTCTATCAAAAAGAGTAACTTTATTTGGCGTCCAAAACAACATGTTCGGAGTGCAGATATTAAATTGAATATCAGTGATGatgaaaatctaaaaaataggAAGATTCCTGCACCGAAGACAGCCAGTAAAGTTGCTCTATCAAAAAAAGATGGATGCGGTTCATCACAATCCTGTGAAATCTCCAATGTAAATGAAAATCATGAGGCTACTGTTTCCAAGACTGCTTCTGTAGAAGTAACAACCTTTGCAGCTGTAGCAGACTGTTGCTGTGAAACTGAAAAAGCAAGTTCAAAACAAAACCGCGGTTTTCCCGTATTGGTTGATTCAGCTGAAGAGAAAAATATGAGATCTTTCCCAAGTGACATATTTGAAGATGCGCATG GGTTTTCTAAGGTCAAAGCTATGCAGCCTGAAGATTGTTCTCATAGTACAATCATTGTGTCTCATCCAG AGCAAGATGATAAAACCACGAGACAAGACAATGACTTGAAGCTCGAGGAAGTTTGTGTCATGGTTACCAGAGACGAACTTCAGTCAGTTCCCAAGGCAACGGTTAATACGAAGAAGAGAGAG AAAAAGTGGCTGCAACCCTTTTCTTTGTATAAGAAATCTACAAGGAAGCAAGAGTACGAAGTGCTTGCATTATTGCATGGGAACAATGAAAATGGAAATGGTGATTGCGTGGAGAGTTTATGTCCAACTTCGGAGGAAGATGTCTCTGAACCCGAGTGGGAACTTCTCTGTATACCACGGTGA
- the LOC25487773 gene encoding uncharacterized protein isoform X1 has translation MMPWLGNIYQKFENMILEVDDTMFEETGQYLENQMQIVGESVTKFYSEVMEDLLPPSSCATPVLPIGQYANAAAIPKKSFQRSKKRMVKANTKRSTEDSSMNHDSGNSIKKSNFIWRPKQHVRSADIKLNISDDENLKNRKIPAPKTASKVALSKKDGCGSSQSCEISNVNENHEATVSKTASVEVTTFAAVADCCCETEKASSKQNRGFPVLVDSAEEKNMRSFPSDIFEDAHGFSKVKAMQPEDCSHSTIIVSHPANIDASIEQDDKTTRQDNDLKLEEVCVMVTRDELQSVPKATVNTKKREKKWLQPFSLYKKSTRKQEYEVLALLHGNNENGNGDCVESLCPTSEEDVSEPEWELLCIPR, from the exons ATGATGCCTTGGCTTGGTAATATATACCAGAAGTTTGAGAATATGATCCTGGAGGTGGACGACACAATGTTTGAG GAAACTGGTCAATACCTAGAGAATCAAATGCAGATTGTCggagaaagtgttacaaaattCTACTCTGAAGTCATGGAAGATTTACTTCCGCCATCTTCATGTGCTACCCCTGTATTGCCTATAGGTCAATATGCTAATGCTGCTGCTATCCCTAAGAAGTCATTTCAACGTTCGAAGAAAAGAATGGTAAAGGCTAATACCAAGCGATCAACCGAGGACTCAAGTATGAATCATGATTCTGGCAATTCTATCAAAAAGAGTAACTTTATTTGGCGTCCAAAACAACATGTTCGGAGTGCAGATATTAAATTGAATATCAGTGATGatgaaaatctaaaaaataggAAGATTCCTGCACCGAAGACAGCCAGTAAAGTTGCTCTATCAAAAAAAGATGGATGCGGTTCATCACAATCCTGTGAAATCTCCAATGTAAATGAAAATCATGAGGCTACTGTTTCCAAGACTGCTTCTGTAGAAGTAACAACCTTTGCAGCTGTAGCAGACTGTTGCTGTGAAACTGAAAAAGCAAGTTCAAAACAAAACCGCGGTTTTCCCGTATTGGTTGATTCAGCTGAAGAGAAAAATATGAGATCTTTCCCAAGTGACATATTTGAAGATGCGCATG GGTTTTCTAAGGTCAAAGCTATGCAGCCTGAAGATTGTTCTCATAGTACAATCATTGTGTCTCATCCAG CAAATATTGATGCTTCTATAGAGCAAGATGATAAAACCACGAGACAAGACAATGACTTGAAGCTCGAGGAAGTTTGTGTCATGGTTACCAGAGACGAACTTCAGTCAGTTCCCAAGGCAACGGTTAATACGAAGAAGAGAGAG AAAAAGTGGCTGCAACCCTTTTCTTTGTATAAGAAATCTACAAGGAAGCAAGAGTACGAAGTGCTTGCATTATTGCATGGGAACAATGAAAATGGAAATGGTGATTGCGTGGAGAGTTTATGTCCAACTTCGGAGGAAGATGTCTCTGAACCCGAGTGGGAACTTCTCTGTATACCACGGTGA
- the LOC25487773 gene encoding uncharacterized protein isoform X3, giving the protein MQIVGESVTKFYSEVMEDLLPPSSCATPVLPIGQYANAAAIPKKSFQRSKKRMVKANTKRSTEDSSMNHDSGNSIKKSNFIWRPKQHVRSADIKLNISDDENLKNRKIPAPKTASKVALSKKDGCGSSQSCEISNVNENHEATVSKTASVEVTTFAAVADCCCETEKASSKQNRGFPVLVDSAEEKNMRSFPSDIFEDAHGFSKVKAMQPEDCSHSTIIVSHPANIDASIEQDDKTTRQDNDLKLEEVCVMVTRDELQSVPKATVNTKKREKKWLQPFSLYKKSTRKQEYEVLALLHGNNENGNGDCVESLCPTSEEDVSEPEWELLCIPR; this is encoded by the exons ATGCAGATTGTCggagaaagtgttacaaaattCTACTCTGAAGTCATGGAAGATTTACTTCCGCCATCTTCATGTGCTACCCCTGTATTGCCTATAGGTCAATATGCTAATGCTGCTGCTATCCCTAAGAAGTCATTTCAACGTTCGAAGAAAAGAATGGTAAAGGCTAATACCAAGCGATCAACCGAGGACTCAAGTATGAATCATGATTCTGGCAATTCTATCAAAAAGAGTAACTTTATTTGGCGTCCAAAACAACATGTTCGGAGTGCAGATATTAAATTGAATATCAGTGATGatgaaaatctaaaaaataggAAGATTCCTGCACCGAAGACAGCCAGTAAAGTTGCTCTATCAAAAAAAGATGGATGCGGTTCATCACAATCCTGTGAAATCTCCAATGTAAATGAAAATCATGAGGCTACTGTTTCCAAGACTGCTTCTGTAGAAGTAACAACCTTTGCAGCTGTAGCAGACTGTTGCTGTGAAACTGAAAAAGCAAGTTCAAAACAAAACCGCGGTTTTCCCGTATTGGTTGATTCAGCTGAAGAGAAAAATATGAGATCTTTCCCAAGTGACATATTTGAAGATGCGCATG GGTTTTCTAAGGTCAAAGCTATGCAGCCTGAAGATTGTTCTCATAGTACAATCATTGTGTCTCATCCAG CAAATATTGATGCTTCTATAGAGCAAGATGATAAAACCACGAGACAAGACAATGACTTGAAGCTCGAGGAAGTTTGTGTCATGGTTACCAGAGACGAACTTCAGTCAGTTCCCAAGGCAACGGTTAATACGAAGAAGAGAGAG AAAAAGTGGCTGCAACCCTTTTCTTTGTATAAGAAATCTACAAGGAAGCAAGAGTACGAAGTGCTTGCATTATTGCATGGGAACAATGAAAATGGAAATGGTGATTGCGTGGAGAGTTTATGTCCAACTTCGGAGGAAGATGTCTCTGAACCCGAGTGGGAACTTCTCTGTATACCACGGTGA
- the LOC25487774 gene encoding adaptin ear-binding coat-associated protein 2: MEKEENKPDIQKIGNEIEDTEPIELVLFQVPECYVYIIPPRMSAASYRADEWDVNKWAWEGILKVVSKGEECIIKLEDKNTGELYARAFLRNGEPHPVEAVIDSSRYFVLRIEENIDGRLRHAFIGIGFRERTEAYDFQAALHDHMKYLDKKKTAEEMEQHYQQSSSVDYSLKEGETLVLQIKNNRSGGNVKSKFFEQGANNSSEEKSEKKESIPCIKLPPPPPSPGSPVTPQKSPTDSPTKLSLEKSAEVETSKIVKEETEHEKSPENQSMQDVVDDDFGDFQAAG, encoded by the exons ATGGAGAAGGAGGAGAACAAACCGGACATTCAGAAAATTGGGAACGAAATTGAAGATACTGAACCCATAGAACTTGTTCTTTTTCAAGTTCCCGAGTGTTACGTCTACATA ATACCTCCAAGAATGAGTGCAGCTTCTTACAG GGCTGATGAGTGGGATGTCAACAAATGGGCATGGGAAGGGATATTGAAAGTTGTTAGTAAGGGAGAAGAATGTATCATAAAACTAGAAGATAAGAACACAG GTGAATTATACGCTCGAGCATTTTTAAGAAATGGAGAGCCACATCCCGTGGAAGCTGTTATTGACAGCAGCAG ATATTTTGTTCTTCGCATAGAAGAAAACATAG ATGGTCGCCTTCGACACGCTTTTATTGGCATAGGATTCCGAGAAAGAACAGAGGCTTATGACTTCCAAGCTGCCTTGCACGATCATATGAA ATACCTGGACAAAAAGAAAACTGCAGAAGAGATGGAACAACATTACCAGCAAAGCTCCTCAGTTGATTACAGTTTGAAAGAAGGGGAGACTCTTGTGCTGCAAATCAAGAACAAT AGAAGCGGCGGCAATGTGAAGTCCAAGTTTTTTGAGCAGGGTGCAAACAACTCCTCGGAAGAAAAGAGTGAGAAAAAAGAATCTATACCATGTATTAAGTTACCACCACCTCCCCCATCACCAGGTTCACCTGTTACCCCGCAGAAGTCTCCAACAGACTCACCTACAAAATTAAGCCTTGAGAAAAGCGCCGAAGTTGAGACCTCTAAAATAGTTAAAGAAGAAACAGAACACGAAAAATCTCCTGAAAATCAAAGCATGCAGGATGTAgtagatgatgattttggtgattttcaAGCAGCTGGTTAA
- the LOC25487775 gene encoding transcription factor bHLH30 codes for MEMDDFASSRINDGCFQGVNGNGYGSSSSLVLDREKGELVEAAVKLERKGVSPERSIEALKNHSEAERRRRARINSHLDTLRSVIPGANKLDKASLLAEVITHLKELKTNAAQASEGLVIPKDSDEIRVESQEGGLNGLPYSIRASLCCEYKPGLLSDIRKALDALHLMIIRAEIATLGGRMKNVFVIISCKEQNFEDAEYRQFLAGSVHQALRSVLDRFSVSQDILETRKRRRISIFSSSSLGDFL; via the exons ATGGAAATGGATGATTTTGCTTCAAGTAGAATTAATGATGGTTGTTTTCAAGGTGTAAATGGAAATGGATATGGTTCATCTTCTTCACTGGTTTTAGATAGAGAAAAAGGAGAGCTTGTGGAGGCAGCTGTGAAATTGGAAAGAAAGGGTGTATCACCTGAGAGAAGTATTGAAGCTTTGAAGAATCATAGTGAAGCAGAAAGAAGGAGAAGAGCAAGAATTAATTCACATCTTGATACACTTCGTAGTGTTATTCCAGGGGCTAATAAG TTGGACAAAGCATCCTTACTAGCTGAAGTTATTACACATTTGAAAGAGCTGAAAACAAATGCAGCACAAGCAAGTGAAGGGTTAGTTATTCCAAAAGACAGTGATGAGATAAGAGTTGAATCACAAGAAGGTGGATTAAATGGTTTGCCTTATTCAATTAGAGCATCATTATGTTGTGAATATAAACCCGGTTTATTGTCTGATATAAGAAAAGCACTTGATGCACTTCATCTTATGATAATAAGGGCAGAGATTGCAACTTTGGGAGGTAGAATGAAAAATGTCTTTGTCATAATTAGCTGCaaagaacaaaattttgaagATGCTGAGTATCGACAGTTTCTTGCCGGATCGGTTCATCAAGCTCTTAGATCTGTACTTGATAGATTTTCTGTTTCACAAGATATCTTAGAAACTAGAAAGAGAAGGAGGATTTCTATATTTAGTTCTTCATCTTTAGGTGATTTCTtataa
- the LOC25487779 gene encoding uncharacterized protein, whose product MAISLLKEFEIPEGLLPVADIIEYGYVKATGYFWVLQKKKVEHKFNMINKVVSYDIEITGYISKKNIKMLKGVNVKELMLRPPINEIIVDEEPTGKIHFKSYGGITKTFPVEAFAVCQ is encoded by the coding sequence ATGGCAATTTCTTTACTCAAAGAGTTTGAAATTCCAGAAGGGCTTCTCCCTGTTGCTGATATTATTGAATACGGGTATGTGAAAGCAACCGGTTACTTCTGGGTTTTGCAGAAGAAGAAAGTGGAACATAAATTCAATATGATAAACAAGGTTGTGAGCTATGATATTGAGATAACAGGTTACATTTCAAAGAAGAATATTAAGATGCTTAAAGGTGTTAATGTTAAAGAACTCATGTTACGGCCTCCTATCAATGAGATTATTGTTGATGAAGAACCAACTggaaaaattcatttcaagagTTATGGTGGTATCACCAAGACTTTCCCTGTTGAAGCTTTTGCTGTTTGCCAGTAA
- the LOC25487780 gene encoding uncharacterized protein produces the protein MAEREGAVVKKGNDESLKTALSLLQEFELPEGLLPLADVIEIGYVKATGFIWIVQKKKVEHKFNLVSKLVSYDTEITGYISKKKIKKLKGVKAKELMLWPPVNEITVDEQPTGKIHFKSLAGITKTFPVEAFAAGQ, from the coding sequence aTGGCAGAAAGAGAAGGAGCCGTTGTGAAGAAAGGTAACGACGAAAGTCTAAAAACGGCTCTTTCTCTTCTCCAAGAATTTGAACTACCAGAAGGACTTCTCCCTCTTGCTGATGTTATCGAAATCGGGTACGTGAAAGCAACTGGATTCATCTGGATTGTTCAGAAGAAGAAAGTGGAGCATAAGTTCAATTTGGTAAGCAAGCTTGTGAGCTATGATACTGAGATAACAGGTTACATTTCAAAGAAGAAGATTAAGAAACTTAAAGGCGTGAAAGCTAAGGAACTCATGTTATGGCCACCTGTTAATGAGATTACTGTTGATGAACAACCAACTGGGAAGATTCATTTCAAGAGTCTTGCTGGTATCACTAAGACTTTCCCTGTTGAAGCTTTTGCTGCTGGCCAgtaa